A DNA window from Falco peregrinus isolate bFalPer1 chromosome 8, bFalPer1.pri, whole genome shotgun sequence contains the following coding sequences:
- the LOC129785086 gene encoding protein mono-ADP-ribosyltransferase PARP14-like isoform X1, whose product MAGQRPGAFPLLVRGDWGAAGPPPALRKKLLCYFQSQKRSGGGECELRAGPGHLLVCFAHPEVRRRVLDRRVHELDWGPRGRLSLLVTELPAGGGPAQEVGHAGGAAEPVSEPQVSLPASQDKEASVWAQQENTESCEKSEAKKATPRKSVIVVTTASGEEIEDEIVEMYFENKKKSGGGAIESYVKKDQQMIISFQDEEDAQEVLQRKHHSVKKIDLFVEPWQVETPQEPCQVEDSQGSLPSTVFVLENVQETVKDCMLIMLVENISGLSEDDGDFSVEMIPEIHAAVVSFTGNTAVGEFAKMLNENHRAKQQNITARCLELTKSIRAENIPPNTPSDYITIYFENKKNGGAQVVDVQQLPDEDAAIITFSDHKDVTNILAKQHLLNKTPISVYPYYISLGTALYGKEGPQIKNPDPITVSLDPYIWCYLQRNNKIIEAISCEMAKCNCVLTWPEPHCADPKVTLHPSATLSEQKRLASRLIKTWNENVCTAFSHSISKYKAIECQVSSEVWEAIRNSFTHDEVLIMPYISKDLLVLVGEKEVVNNVEQELKFLIEKATKEIEREKQRTEEIVVMSAGEFAILQSTGLEEKIHKEFPALRMTPDHLQKVINLRGVPEEVYKVKGEILDNIRKMAKKTVNIHPHIFQFLEQIDNETLSQSLFMSKQISAFYELDTEGVILKGSAPEDLLKAEEEIKKELDYKSITLEDESVLQKKEWRMLTKRNCSNEAVIVTQVESQVIIAGCSQAVAKAFEELHNFVDENTQVQKVIGGKPTVVIMFFETEKTSVWGDLQNKGVKVDFSTQKKHRVISLSGPRREVLKGVTLVEEILSGLHFNRVVIREPGAESYFKEREPFFAASVKQEFKCLIRLEEQSEQLEEQQENSNTGKSYTQVTIGGIVIAVYKADLCTYPVDVVVNASNEDLKHIGGLAEALLKAAGPELQQECDELVKKNGSLQPGCAVITGPGKLPCKNIIHAVGPRWRKDEAEKCVFLLRKTVKKSLQLAETYNHRSIALPAISGGIFGFPRELCTYSIVSSVKETLEESMGDSSLKEIHLVDVAQDNIRAFSKALREVFSNYSSYKSLHQDSIVHQPRKRKISQNSKNFPLVTTEEGLNIMLRKGSIEDATTDIVVISVARDLQLDKGPLAKALLSKAGPMLQMGLEEEGLAKTPEEGSVLKTEGYDLSCSVVLHAVVPAWSQRRTSSKVLGDIIIKCLEIAEELSLKSITFPAIGTGNLGFPRSVVAKLLFDKVFEFSSKNGVNSLEEVHFLLHPKDTANIQEFAAELENRCGNAVDVEVQKTSPNKASQGTAFFGTSSTSAQNVYEMTIGSIVFRVAEGDITKEEGDVIVNITNQTFSLKTGVSKAILNGAGKAVEDECAQLASQSNKSCITTQAGSLPCKKIIHVVAQDDIKALVSKVLQECELQQYTSVTFPAIGTGEAGRDPAVVADNMIDAVTDFARNNSAPSVKTIKVVIFQPHLLNVFHRSMQKRLSPAKTGAKSLLTKLKSFWSSDKCSPKEETKAVLEKRVDLAVVQICGENKKKVEEAEKWLRSAILKEQFQTEIVNESIVHFGEAESEKLRTLQKKLKIALHLDGTSIKISGLEKDVWIAYSAIQEMIHGVKAAKQEELRAELLQNLIEWKYFEKDSYVPFNSLTNMHLENAFIRKRKDVPVVIDEKKYTVNVEARYAVDDQGKRIPVIRVDKSEDQESTVLPATWDDMQNQRLKIVELKPETREYRDVQEKFLSTCQSLKIEKIERVQNPFFWKTYQIKKREMDNKNGNKNNERLLFHGTSKESLTLINNYGFNRSYAGMHAANFGNGTYFAVNANYSASDTYSKPDANGKKYMYLARVLVGEYSQGTRGSITPAAKNSSSSIDLFDSSTDNMKHPSMFIIFNDIQAYPEYLITFTR is encoded by the exons ATGgcggggcagcggccgggggCCTTCCCGCTGCTGGTGCGCGGCGACTggggcgccgccgggccgccgcccgccctgAGGAAGAAGCTGCTCTGCTACTTCCAGAGCCAGAAGCGCTCGGGCGGCGGCGAGTGCGAGCTGCGGGCCGGCCCCGGGCACCTCCTCGTCTGCTTCGCCCACCCCGAGG TGCGGCGGCGGGTGCTCGACCGGCGGGTCCATGAGCTCGACTGGGGGCCCAGAGGGCGGCTGTCGCTGCTCGTCACCGAGCTGCCCGCGGGCGGCGGCCCGGCGCAG GAGGTGGGACacgccggcggggcggcggagCCAG TTAGTGAACCCCAGGTGTCTCTTCCCGCCAGCCAGGATAAAGAGGCTTCTGTGTGGGCTCAGCAGGAGAATACAG aatcATGTGAGAAATCGGAAGCGAAAAAAGCAACCCCTAGGAAATCTGTCATAGTAGTAACCACTGCTTCTGGGGAGGAAATAGAAGATGAGATTGTGGAAAtgtactttgaaaataaaaagaagtctgGTGGGGGGGCCATCGAGTCCTATGTCAAAAAGGATCAGCAAATGATCATCAGCTTTCAGGATGAGGAAG ATGCCCAAGAAGTTTTGCAGAGGAAGCATCACTCAGTGAAGAAAATTGATCTGTTTGTGGAGCCATGGCAAGTGGAGACTCCCCAGGAGCCGTGCCAAGTGGAGGACTCCCAAGGATCCCTGCCTTCCACCGTATTTGTGCTTGAAAATGTGCAGGAGACAGTAAAAGATTGCATGTTAATTATGCTGGTAGAGAACATCAGTGGCTTGTCAGAGGATGATGGTGACTTCAGTGTAGAAATGATACCTGAAATACATGCTGCTGTGGTTTCTTTTACTGGGAATACTG CTGTAGGGGAATTTGCGAAAATGCTTAATGAAAACCACAGAgcaaagcaacaaaatattACTGCACGGTGCCTTGAGCTAACAAAAAGCATTAGGGCTGAAAATATACCACCTAACACACCCAGTGACTATATAACCATCTACTTTGAAAATAAGAAGAATGGAGGTGCACAAGTGGTGGAtgttcagcagctgcctgaTGAAGATGCAGCTATCATTACATTCAGTGACCATAAAG atgTAACCAATATCTTGGCAAAGCAGCATTTACTCAACAAAACACCAATCTCTGTCTATCCTTACTACATCTCACTGGGAACAGCTTTATATGGAAAGGAAGGGCCACAAATAAAGAATCCAGATCCAATTACTGTGTCTCTGGATCCGTATATCTGGTGTTACTTGCAGAGAAATAATAAGATAATTGAGGCAATAAGTTGTGAAATGGCAAAGTGTAATTGTGTGCTAACGTGGCCTGAACCCCACTGTGCAGACCCAAAAGTTACTTTGCATCCTTCAGCTACTTTGTCTGAGCAGAAGAGATTAGCATCTCGATTGATCAAGACATGGAATGAAAATGTTTGCACCGCATTTTCACATAGCATATCGAAGTACAAAGCAATAGAATGTCAAGTAAGTTCAGAGGTGTGGGAAGCCATTAGAAACAGCTTTACCCACGATGAAGTTCTGATAATGCCATATATTTCGAAGGATTTACTTGTTTTAGTAGGTGAAAAAGAAGTTGTGAATAATGTTGAACAAGAACTGAAGTTTCTAATAGAAAAGGCCACCAAAGaaattgaaagagaaaagcaaagaactgaagaaatagTGGTAATGAGTGCAGGGGAGTTTGCAATTTTACAGAGTACTGGTCTTGAAGAAAAAATTCATAAGGAGTTCCCAGCCCTGCGGATGACTCCTGATCATTTGCAGAAGGTAATTAACCTACGTGGAGTGCCTGAGGAAGTTTATAAAGTAAAAGGGGAAATATTAGATAATATACgcaaaatggcaaagaaaacagtCAATATCCACCCccatattttccagtttttagaGCAAATTGATAATGAAACCCTGTCACAGAGCCTGTTTATGTCAAAACAAATCAGTGCCTTTTATGAGCTTGACACAGAAGGTGTCATCTTGAAAGGGAGTGCTCCTGAAGATCTCCtaaaagcagaagaagaaataaagaaggaaCTGGACTACAAAAGCATTACTTTAGAGGATGAATCAGTCCTCCAGAAGAAGGAATGGAGGATGCTTACCAAGAGAAATTGCTCTAATGAAGCTGTAATAGTCACTCAGGTAGAGAGTCAGGTCATTATTGCTGGTTGTTCTCAAGCTGTAGCAAAAGCCTTTGAAGAACTTCATAACTTTGTAGATGAAAACACGCAAGTACAAAAGGTCATTGGTGGAAAGCCCACGGTGGTCATAATGTTTTTTGAGACAGAGAAGACCAGTGTTTGGGGTGACTTACAGAATAAAGGTGTGAAAGTTGACTTtagcacacagaaaaaacataGAGTTATATCCTTGAGTGGGCCGAGAAGAGAAGTGCTGAAGGGAGTCACCTTAGTTGAGGAAATTCTGTCTGGCCTGCATTTTAATCGTGTGGTAATTAGAGAGCCAGGAGCCGAGTCATATTTCAAAGAGCGAGAACCCTTTTTTGCTGCCAGTGTGAAACAAGAATTTAAGTGTCTAATCAGGCTGGAAGAGCAGTCAGAACAActggaagaacagcaagaaaatagtAATACAGGCAAGTCCTATACTCAAGTGACCATAGGTGGAATTGTAATAGCTGTTTATAAAGCTGACTTGTGCACTTATCCTGTTGATGTTGTGGTAAATGCATCTAATGAGGACTTAAAACACATTGGTGGCCTTGCTGAGGCACTGTTAAAAGCGGCTGGTCCAGAACTGCAACAGGAGTGTGACGAGCTGGTGAAGAAGAACGGGAGTTTGCAGCCTGGGTGTGCGGTTATCACGGGCCCTGGGAAACTCCCCTGCAAGAACATCATTCATGCTGTTGGTCCCAGGTGGAGGAAGGATGAAGCAGAGAAGTGCGTGTTCTTGTTAAGAAAGACAGTGAAGAAAAGTCTGCAACTGGCTGAAACATACAATCATCGCTCCATAGCTCTCCCTGCTATAAGTGGAGGGATTTTTGGCTTCCCACGGGAGCTGTGTACGTATTCGATTGTATCCTCCGTCAAGGAGACCTTGGAAGAATCCATGGGGGACAGCAGCTTGAAGGAGATTCATCTTGTGGATGTTGCACAGGATAACATTCGGGCATTCAGCAAGGCACTGAGAGAAGTGTTTTCAAATTACTCTTCCTACAAGTCACTGCATCAGGACAGTATAGTTCATCAGcctaggaaaaggaaaatttctcaAAATAGCAAGAACTTCCCATTGGTAACAACTGAGGAGGGCCTCAACATCATgctgagaaaaggaagcattGAAGATGCTACA ACAGACATTGTTGTCATCAGTGTTGCCAGAGATCTCCAGCTTGATAAAGGGCCGCTTGCTAAAGCTTTGCTAAGCAAGGCAGGACCGATGCTTCAGATGGGCTTGGAAGAGGAAGGCCTAGCAAAAACACCTGAGGAAGGCTCTGTGTTGAAAACAGAAGGTTATGATCTGAGTTGCAGTGTTGTGCTTCATGCTGTCGTACCTGCATGGTCCCAGAGACGCACATCTTCAAAG GTCTTGGGCGACATCATCATAAAATGCCTGGAGATTGCTGAGGAACTATCTTTGAAGTCAATTACTTTCCCAGCAATTGGGACAGGGAATTTAGGATTCCCAAGGTCTGTTGTTGCTAAATTACTGTTTGACAAAGTGTTTGAATTCAGTAGTAAAAATGGAGTAAATTCTCTCGAGGAAGTTCACTTTCTATTGCATCCAAAAGACACAGCTAATATTCAG GAATTTGCAGCTGAACTTGAGAACAGGTGTGGAAATGCTGTAGATGTTGAAGTGCAGAAGACTTCTCCAAATAAAGCTAGCCAAGGCACAG ctttcTTTGGTACCTCTTCAACCTCAGCACAGAATGTATATGAAATGACGATTGGCTCCATCGTGTTCCGGGTGGCAGAAGGCGATATTACCAAGGAAGAGGGAGATGTCATTGTAAACATAACAAACCAAACCTTCAGCCTCAAAACAG GTGTCTCTAAAGCCATTCTGAATGGTGCTGGAAAAGCAGTTGAAGATGAATGTGCTCAACTAG CCTCACAATCTAACAAGAGCTGTATCACCACCCAAGCAGGAAGTCTgccatgcaaaaaaataatccatgttGTTGCCCAAGATGATATCAAGGCGCTAGTCTCCAAAGTGCTTCAGGAGTGTGAATTACAGCAGTATACCTCTGTCACCTTCCCAGCAATTGGAACAG GTGAGGCAGGCCGTGATCCAGCTGTAGTAGCTGACAACATGATAGACGCAGTAACTGATTTTGCAAGAAATAACTCTGCTCCTTCTGTGAAAACCATTAAAGTTGTCATCTTTCAGCCACATCTGCTGAATGTGTTCCATAGAAGCATGCAGAAAAGACTAAGTCCTGCTAAAACAGGAGCCAAATCATTGCTAACCAAGTTAAAGT CATTCTGGAGCTCTGACAAATGTTCTCCAAaggaagaaaccaaagcagTTTTGGAAAAGAGGGTTGACCTGGCTGTTGTGCAGATCTGCggtgaaaacaaaaagaaagtggaagaagctgaaaagtgGTTGAGGAGTGCGATTTTAAAGGAgcaatttcaaacagaaatcGTAAATGAGTCTATCGTTCATTTTGGTGAAGCAGAGAGTGAGAAACTGCGTACCCtacaaaagaaactaaaaattgCTCTTCATTTGGATGGTACCTCTATTAAAATTTCAGGTCTTGAGAAAGATGTATGGATTGCTTATTCAGCTATCCAAGAAATGATCCATGGCGTAAAAGCTGCTAAACAGGAAGAGCTCAGGGCAGAACTTTTACAAAACTTAATTGagtggaaatattttgaaaaggatTCCTATGTGCCCTTCAATAGTCTCACAAATATGCACTTGGAAAATGCTTTCATAAGAAAGCGGAAAGATGTTCCAGTTGTTATTgatgagaaaaaatacacagtgaaTGTAGAAGCTAGATATGCTGTGGATGACCAAGGGAAGCGTATACCCGTTATACGTGTTGATAAATCTGAAG ATCAAGAGTCAACAGTGCTCCCAGCAACGTGGGATGATATGCAAAACCAGCGACTCAAAATAGTGGAATTAAAACCAGAGACAAGAGAATACAGAGATGTGCAGGAAAAGTTTCTGAGTACCTGTCAGtcattaaaaattgaaaag ATTGAAAGGGTGCAGAATCCATTTTTTTGGAAGACCTACCAAATAAAGAAGCGTGAAATGGATAACAAAAATGgcaacaaaaataatgagaGGCTTCTATTTCATGGGACAAGTAAGGAGTCATTGACCTTAATTAACAACTATGGATTTAACCGGAGCTATGCTGGAATGCACG CTGCAAACTTTGGGAATGGAACATACTTTGCTGTTAACGCCAACTATTCTGCCAGCGACACCTATTCTAAACCAGATGCGAATGGGAAGAAGTACATGTACTTAGCTCGAGTCCTTGTTGGAGAATATTCTCAGGGGACAAGAGGATCAATTACTCCAGCAGCAAAAAACAGTAGTAGCTCTATAGATCTGTTTGATAGTTCAACTGATAATATGAAGCATCCCTCCATGTTTATCATATTTAATGACATTCAAGCTTACCCAGAATACCTTATCACTTTCACTAGATAA
- the LOC129785086 gene encoding protein mono-ADP-ribosyltransferase PARP14-like isoform X2 has product MYFENKKKSGGGAIESYVKKDQQMIISFQDEEDAQEVLQRKHHSVKKIDLFVEPWQVETPQEPCQVEDSQGSLPSTVFVLENVQETVKDCMLIMLVENISGLSEDDGDFSVEMIPEIHAAVVSFTGNTAVGEFAKMLNENHRAKQQNITARCLELTKSIRAENIPPNTPSDYITIYFENKKNGGAQVVDVQQLPDEDAAIITFSDHKDVTNILAKQHLLNKTPISVYPYYISLGTALYGKEGPQIKNPDPITVSLDPYIWCYLQRNNKIIEAISCEMAKCNCVLTWPEPHCADPKVTLHPSATLSEQKRLASRLIKTWNENVCTAFSHSISKYKAIECQVSSEVWEAIRNSFTHDEVLIMPYISKDLLVLVGEKEVVNNVEQELKFLIEKATKEIEREKQRTEEIVVMSAGEFAILQSTGLEEKIHKEFPALRMTPDHLQKVINLRGVPEEVYKVKGEILDNIRKMAKKTVNIHPHIFQFLEQIDNETLSQSLFMSKQISAFYELDTEGVILKGSAPEDLLKAEEEIKKELDYKSITLEDESVLQKKEWRMLTKRNCSNEAVIVTQVESQVIIAGCSQAVAKAFEELHNFVDENTQVQKVIGGKPTVVIMFFETEKTSVWGDLQNKGVKVDFSTQKKHRVISLSGPRREVLKGVTLVEEILSGLHFNRVVIREPGAESYFKEREPFFAASVKQEFKCLIRLEEQSEQLEEQQENSNTGKSYTQVTIGGIVIAVYKADLCTYPVDVVVNASNEDLKHIGGLAEALLKAAGPELQQECDELVKKNGSLQPGCAVITGPGKLPCKNIIHAVGPRWRKDEAEKCVFLLRKTVKKSLQLAETYNHRSIALPAISGGIFGFPRELCTYSIVSSVKETLEESMGDSSLKEIHLVDVAQDNIRAFSKALREVFSNYSSYKSLHQDSIVHQPRKRKISQNSKNFPLVTTEEGLNIMLRKGSIEDATTDIVVISVARDLQLDKGPLAKALLSKAGPMLQMGLEEEGLAKTPEEGSVLKTEGYDLSCSVVLHAVVPAWSQRRTSSKVLGDIIIKCLEIAEELSLKSITFPAIGTGNLGFPRSVVAKLLFDKVFEFSSKNGVNSLEEVHFLLHPKDTANIQEFAAELENRCGNAVDVEVQKTSPNKASQGTAFFGTSSTSAQNVYEMTIGSIVFRVAEGDITKEEGDVIVNITNQTFSLKTGVSKAILNGAGKAVEDECAQLASQSNKSCITTQAGSLPCKKIIHVVAQDDIKALVSKVLQECELQQYTSVTFPAIGTDKMVIYLVSGEAGRDPAVVADNMIDAVTDFARNNSAPSVKTIKVVIFQPHLLNVFHRSMQKRLSPAKTGAKSLLTKLKSFWSSDKCSPKEETKAVLEKRVDLAVVQICGENKKKVEEAEKWLRSAILKEQFQTEIVNESIVHFGEAESEKLRTLQKKLKIALHLDGTSIKISGLEKDVWIAYSAIQEMIHGVKAAKQEELRAELLQNLIEWKYFEKDSYVPFNSLTNMHLENAFIRKRKDVPVVIDEKKYTVNVEARYAVDDQGKRIPVIRVDKSEDQESTVLPATWDDMQNQRLKIVELKPETREYRDVQEKFLSTCQSLKIEKIERVQNPFFWKTYQIKKREMDNKNGNKNNERLLFHGTSKESLTLINNYGFNRSYAGMHAANFGNGTYFAVNANYSASDTYSKPDANGKKYMYLARVLVGEYSQGTRGSITPAAKNSSSSIDLFDSSTDNMKHPSMFIIFNDIQAYPEYLITFTR; this is encoded by the exons AtgtactttgaaaataaaaagaagtctgGTGGGGGGGCCATCGAGTCCTATGTCAAAAAGGATCAGCAAATGATCATCAGCTTTCAGGATGAGGAAG ATGCCCAAGAAGTTTTGCAGAGGAAGCATCACTCAGTGAAGAAAATTGATCTGTTTGTGGAGCCATGGCAAGTGGAGACTCCCCAGGAGCCGTGCCAAGTGGAGGACTCCCAAGGATCCCTGCCTTCCACCGTATTTGTGCTTGAAAATGTGCAGGAGACAGTAAAAGATTGCATGTTAATTATGCTGGTAGAGAACATCAGTGGCTTGTCAGAGGATGATGGTGACTTCAGTGTAGAAATGATACCTGAAATACATGCTGCTGTGGTTTCTTTTACTGGGAATACTG CTGTAGGGGAATTTGCGAAAATGCTTAATGAAAACCACAGAgcaaagcaacaaaatattACTGCACGGTGCCTTGAGCTAACAAAAAGCATTAGGGCTGAAAATATACCACCTAACACACCCAGTGACTATATAACCATCTACTTTGAAAATAAGAAGAATGGAGGTGCACAAGTGGTGGAtgttcagcagctgcctgaTGAAGATGCAGCTATCATTACATTCAGTGACCATAAAG atgTAACCAATATCTTGGCAAAGCAGCATTTACTCAACAAAACACCAATCTCTGTCTATCCTTACTACATCTCACTGGGAACAGCTTTATATGGAAAGGAAGGGCCACAAATAAAGAATCCAGATCCAATTACTGTGTCTCTGGATCCGTATATCTGGTGTTACTTGCAGAGAAATAATAAGATAATTGAGGCAATAAGTTGTGAAATGGCAAAGTGTAATTGTGTGCTAACGTGGCCTGAACCCCACTGTGCAGACCCAAAAGTTACTTTGCATCCTTCAGCTACTTTGTCTGAGCAGAAGAGATTAGCATCTCGATTGATCAAGACATGGAATGAAAATGTTTGCACCGCATTTTCACATAGCATATCGAAGTACAAAGCAATAGAATGTCAAGTAAGTTCAGAGGTGTGGGAAGCCATTAGAAACAGCTTTACCCACGATGAAGTTCTGATAATGCCATATATTTCGAAGGATTTACTTGTTTTAGTAGGTGAAAAAGAAGTTGTGAATAATGTTGAACAAGAACTGAAGTTTCTAATAGAAAAGGCCACCAAAGaaattgaaagagaaaagcaaagaactgaagaaatagTGGTAATGAGTGCAGGGGAGTTTGCAATTTTACAGAGTACTGGTCTTGAAGAAAAAATTCATAAGGAGTTCCCAGCCCTGCGGATGACTCCTGATCATTTGCAGAAGGTAATTAACCTACGTGGAGTGCCTGAGGAAGTTTATAAAGTAAAAGGGGAAATATTAGATAATATACgcaaaatggcaaagaaaacagtCAATATCCACCCccatattttccagtttttagaGCAAATTGATAATGAAACCCTGTCACAGAGCCTGTTTATGTCAAAACAAATCAGTGCCTTTTATGAGCTTGACACAGAAGGTGTCATCTTGAAAGGGAGTGCTCCTGAAGATCTCCtaaaagcagaagaagaaataaagaaggaaCTGGACTACAAAAGCATTACTTTAGAGGATGAATCAGTCCTCCAGAAGAAGGAATGGAGGATGCTTACCAAGAGAAATTGCTCTAATGAAGCTGTAATAGTCACTCAGGTAGAGAGTCAGGTCATTATTGCTGGTTGTTCTCAAGCTGTAGCAAAAGCCTTTGAAGAACTTCATAACTTTGTAGATGAAAACACGCAAGTACAAAAGGTCATTGGTGGAAAGCCCACGGTGGTCATAATGTTTTTTGAGACAGAGAAGACCAGTGTTTGGGGTGACTTACAGAATAAAGGTGTGAAAGTTGACTTtagcacacagaaaaaacataGAGTTATATCCTTGAGTGGGCCGAGAAGAGAAGTGCTGAAGGGAGTCACCTTAGTTGAGGAAATTCTGTCTGGCCTGCATTTTAATCGTGTGGTAATTAGAGAGCCAGGAGCCGAGTCATATTTCAAAGAGCGAGAACCCTTTTTTGCTGCCAGTGTGAAACAAGAATTTAAGTGTCTAATCAGGCTGGAAGAGCAGTCAGAACAActggaagaacagcaagaaaatagtAATACAGGCAAGTCCTATACTCAAGTGACCATAGGTGGAATTGTAATAGCTGTTTATAAAGCTGACTTGTGCACTTATCCTGTTGATGTTGTGGTAAATGCATCTAATGAGGACTTAAAACACATTGGTGGCCTTGCTGAGGCACTGTTAAAAGCGGCTGGTCCAGAACTGCAACAGGAGTGTGACGAGCTGGTGAAGAAGAACGGGAGTTTGCAGCCTGGGTGTGCGGTTATCACGGGCCCTGGGAAACTCCCCTGCAAGAACATCATTCATGCTGTTGGTCCCAGGTGGAGGAAGGATGAAGCAGAGAAGTGCGTGTTCTTGTTAAGAAAGACAGTGAAGAAAAGTCTGCAACTGGCTGAAACATACAATCATCGCTCCATAGCTCTCCCTGCTATAAGTGGAGGGATTTTTGGCTTCCCACGGGAGCTGTGTACGTATTCGATTGTATCCTCCGTCAAGGAGACCTTGGAAGAATCCATGGGGGACAGCAGCTTGAAGGAGATTCATCTTGTGGATGTTGCACAGGATAACATTCGGGCATTCAGCAAGGCACTGAGAGAAGTGTTTTCAAATTACTCTTCCTACAAGTCACTGCATCAGGACAGTATAGTTCATCAGcctaggaaaaggaaaatttctcaAAATAGCAAGAACTTCCCATTGGTAACAACTGAGGAGGGCCTCAACATCATgctgagaaaaggaagcattGAAGATGCTACA ACAGACATTGTTGTCATCAGTGTTGCCAGAGATCTCCAGCTTGATAAAGGGCCGCTTGCTAAAGCTTTGCTAAGCAAGGCAGGACCGATGCTTCAGATGGGCTTGGAAGAGGAAGGCCTAGCAAAAACACCTGAGGAAGGCTCTGTGTTGAAAACAGAAGGTTATGATCTGAGTTGCAGTGTTGTGCTTCATGCTGTCGTACCTGCATGGTCCCAGAGACGCACATCTTCAAAG GTCTTGGGCGACATCATCATAAAATGCCTGGAGATTGCTGAGGAACTATCTTTGAAGTCAATTACTTTCCCAGCAATTGGGACAGGGAATTTAGGATTCCCAAGGTCTGTTGTTGCTAAATTACTGTTTGACAAAGTGTTTGAATTCAGTAGTAAAAATGGAGTAAATTCTCTCGAGGAAGTTCACTTTCTATTGCATCCAAAAGACACAGCTAATATTCAG GAATTTGCAGCTGAACTTGAGAACAGGTGTGGAAATGCTGTAGATGTTGAAGTGCAGAAGACTTCTCCAAATAAAGCTAGCCAAGGCACAG ctttcTTTGGTACCTCTTCAACCTCAGCACAGAATGTATATGAAATGACGATTGGCTCCATCGTGTTCCGGGTGGCAGAAGGCGATATTACCAAGGAAGAGGGAGATGTCATTGTAAACATAACAAACCAAACCTTCAGCCTCAAAACAG GTGTCTCTAAAGCCATTCTGAATGGTGCTGGAAAAGCAGTTGAAGATGAATGTGCTCAACTAG CCTCACAATCTAACAAGAGCTGTATCACCACCCAAGCAGGAAGTCTgccatgcaaaaaaataatccatgttGTTGCCCAAGATGATATCAAGGCGCTAGTCTCCAAAGTGCTTCAGGAGTGTGAATTACAGCAGTATACCTCTGTCACCTTCCCAGCAATTGGAACAG acaaaatggTTATATACCTTGTTTCAGGTGAGGCAGGCCGTGATCCAGCTGTAGTAGCTGACAACATGATAGACGCAGTAACTGATTTTGCAAGAAATAACTCTGCTCCTTCTGTGAAAACCATTAAAGTTGTCATCTTTCAGCCACATCTGCTGAATGTGTTCCATAGAAGCATGCAGAAAAGACTAAGTCCTGCTAAAACAGGAGCCAAATCATTGCTAACCAAGTTAAAGT CATTCTGGAGCTCTGACAAATGTTCTCCAAaggaagaaaccaaagcagTTTTGGAAAAGAGGGTTGACCTGGCTGTTGTGCAGATCTGCggtgaaaacaaaaagaaagtggaagaagctgaaaagtgGTTGAGGAGTGCGATTTTAAAGGAgcaatttcaaacagaaatcGTAAATGAGTCTATCGTTCATTTTGGTGAAGCAGAGAGTGAGAAACTGCGTACCCtacaaaagaaactaaaaattgCTCTTCATTTGGATGGTACCTCTATTAAAATTTCAGGTCTTGAGAAAGATGTATGGATTGCTTATTCAGCTATCCAAGAAATGATCCATGGCGTAAAAGCTGCTAAACAGGAAGAGCTCAGGGCAGAACTTTTACAAAACTTAATTGagtggaaatattttgaaaaggatTCCTATGTGCCCTTCAATAGTCTCACAAATATGCACTTGGAAAATGCTTTCATAAGAAAGCGGAAAGATGTTCCAGTTGTTATTgatgagaaaaaatacacagtgaaTGTAGAAGCTAGATATGCTGTGGATGACCAAGGGAAGCGTATACCCGTTATACGTGTTGATAAATCTGAAG ATCAAGAGTCAACAGTGCTCCCAGCAACGTGGGATGATATGCAAAACCAGCGACTCAAAATAGTGGAATTAAAACCAGAGACAAGAGAATACAGAGATGTGCAGGAAAAGTTTCTGAGTACCTGTCAGtcattaaaaattgaaaag ATTGAAAGGGTGCAGAATCCATTTTTTTGGAAGACCTACCAAATAAAGAAGCGTGAAATGGATAACAAAAATGgcaacaaaaataatgagaGGCTTCTATTTCATGGGACAAGTAAGGAGTCATTGACCTTAATTAACAACTATGGATTTAACCGGAGCTATGCTGGAATGCACG CTGCAAACTTTGGGAATGGAACATACTTTGCTGTTAACGCCAACTATTCTGCCAGCGACACCTATTCTAAACCAGATGCGAATGGGAAGAAGTACATGTACTTAGCTCGAGTCCTTGTTGGAGAATATTCTCAGGGGACAAGAGGATCAATTACTCCAGCAGCAAAAAACAGTAGTAGCTCTATAGATCTGTTTGATAGTTCAACTGATAATATGAAGCATCCCTCCATGTTTATCATATTTAATGACATTCAAGCTTACCCAGAATACCTTATCACTTTCACTAGATAA